In the Pseudomonas sp. DTU_2021_1001937_2_SI_NGA_ILE_001 genome, one interval contains:
- a CDS encoding class I SAM-dependent methyltransferase, which produces MKALQEALGELLGDARLVVTPLPDTDLSLWLIDPANMDRAFCAEETRRILEEPPYWSFCWASGLAMARFLAEQPHWVAGKRVLDFGAGSGVVAIAAARAGALEVVACDLDLLALAACRANAELNRVTLGYSADFFNEADRYDLVLVADVLYDRANLPLLDQFLSRGREVLVADSRVRDFQHPAYRPLAKLQALTLPDLAEPWEFRQVSLYHAQREG; this is translated from the coding sequence GTGAAAGCACTGCAGGAGGCGCTGGGCGAGCTGCTGGGTGATGCCCGGCTGGTCGTGACGCCGCTGCCGGACACCGACCTGAGCCTGTGGCTGATCGACCCGGCCAACATGGACCGCGCCTTCTGTGCCGAGGAAACCCGGCGCATTCTCGAAGAACCGCCGTACTGGAGCTTCTGCTGGGCCAGCGGCCTGGCCATGGCGCGCTTTCTTGCCGAGCAACCGCACTGGGTGGCCGGCAAGCGGGTGCTGGATTTCGGCGCAGGCTCGGGCGTAGTGGCCATCGCGGCGGCGCGGGCGGGCGCGCTGGAAGTGGTGGCCTGCGACCTCGACCTGCTGGCCTTGGCCGCCTGTCGCGCCAACGCCGAACTCAACCGGGTCACGCTGGGCTATTCGGCGGATTTCTTCAACGAGGCTGACCGCTACGACCTGGTCCTGGTCGCCGATGTGCTCTACGACCGCGCCAACCTGCCGTTGCTCGACCAGTTTCTCAGCCGTGGCCGCGAAGTGCTGGTGGCCGACTCGCGGGTACGCGACTTCCAGCACCCCGCCTATCGCCCGCTGGCCAAGCTTCAGGCGCTGACACTGCCCGACCTGGCCGAGCCCTGGGAGTTTCGCCAGGTCAGCCTGTACCACGCGCAGCGCGAAGGCTGA
- the trxA gene encoding thioredoxin: MSQDTPYIYDVTVNTFDQQVIEKSFQQPVLVDFWAEWCAPCKVLMPLLAQITESYQGNLALAKVNCDIEQEIVGRFGIRSLPTVVLFKDGQPVDGFAGAQPESEIRKLLEAHVQMPAPRAADPLQLAQELFAESRFAEAEAQLKVLLSEDNGNARGLILYARCLAERGELGEARTVLDAVKSDDAHKAELAGAKAQLTFLAQAAQLPDGAELKSRLAQNPQDDQAAYQLAIQQLARQQYEAALDGLLKLFIRNRSYDEGLPHKTLLQVFDLLGNDHPLVTTYRRKLFAALY; the protein is encoded by the coding sequence ATGAGCCAGGACACGCCTTACATCTACGATGTCACCGTCAACACCTTCGATCAGCAGGTCATCGAGAAGTCGTTCCAGCAGCCGGTGCTGGTGGACTTCTGGGCCGAGTGGTGCGCGCCCTGCAAGGTTCTGATGCCGCTGCTGGCGCAGATTACCGAGAGCTACCAGGGCAACCTGGCGCTGGCCAAGGTCAACTGCGACATCGAACAGGAAATCGTCGGCCGCTTCGGCATCCGCAGCCTGCCCACGGTGGTGCTGTTCAAGGATGGCCAGCCGGTGGATGGCTTTGCCGGTGCCCAGCCGGAGTCGGAAATCCGCAAGCTGCTCGAAGCCCACGTACAGATGCCCGCGCCCCGCGCCGCCGACCCGCTGCAACTGGCCCAGGAACTGTTCGCCGAGAGCCGCTTCGCGGAAGCCGAGGCGCAGTTGAAGGTGCTGCTCAGCGAAGACAACGGCAACGCGCGCGGGCTGATCCTCTATGCCCGCTGCCTGGCCGAGCGCGGCGAACTGGGTGAAGCCCGCACCGTTCTCGACGCGGTGAAGAGCGACGATGCGCACAAGGCCGAACTGGCCGGTGCCAAGGCGCAGCTGACCTTCCTCGCCCAGGCCGCGCAACTGCCGGACGGCGCCGAACTGAAAAGCCGCCTGGCGCAGAATCCGCAGGACGATCAGGCGGCCTATCAGTTGGCGATCCAGCAGCTGGCGCGCCAGCAATACGAAGCAGCGCTGGACGGCCTGCTCAAGCTGTTCATCCGCAATCGCAGCTATGACGAGGGTCTGCCGCACAAGACCCTGCTGCAGGTGTTCGACCTGCTGGGCAACGACCACCCGCTGGTCACCACCTATCGCCGCAAGCTGTTCGCTGCTCTCTATTGA
- a CDS encoding DUF2796 domain-containing protein, producing the protein MRRLLLALPFALLPLAAPQAFAAAEHDHDHEHESLGAHEHGVGRLNAVLEGKTLELEFDSPAMNIVGFEHAPGSDDDKAKLAKARELLLKPNALFSISEAAQCSARSVKLESPLFGDKDDDDHDEDEHAKPDEHHHEHSEIHAKYIFTCDAPAILKKLDLSQVFKTFPDTKKLQVQLISPGGQSGAEVIAANPSVKF; encoded by the coding sequence ATGCGCCGCCTGTTGCTCGCCCTGCCCTTCGCCCTGCTGCCTCTGGCCGCCCCTCAGGCCTTCGCTGCCGCCGAACATGACCACGATCACGAGCATGAAAGCCTGGGCGCCCACGAACACGGCGTCGGCCGCCTCAACGCCGTGCTGGAAGGCAAGACCCTGGAGCTGGAATTCGACAGCCCTGCCATGAACATCGTCGGCTTCGAACATGCCCCTGGCAGCGACGACGACAAGGCCAAGCTGGCCAAGGCCCGCGAACTGCTGCTCAAGCCCAATGCGCTGTTCAGTATTTCCGAAGCCGCTCAGTGCTCGGCGCGCTCGGTGAAACTGGAAAGCCCGCTGTTCGGTGACAAGGACGACGACGATCACGACGAAGATGAACACGCCAAGCCCGACGAGCATCATCACGAGCACAGCGAAATCCACGCCAAATACATCTTCACTTGCGATGCACCGGCGATTCTGAAGAAACTCGACCTCAGCCAGGTGTTCAAGACCTTCCCGGACACCAAGAAGCTGCAGGTCCAGCTGATCTCCCCCGGCGGGCAGTCGGGTGCCGAAGTGATCGCCGCCAACCCCAGCGTCAAGTTCTGA
- a CDS encoding ATP-binding cassette domain-containing protein produces MSQALIELTDLGFNWPGHPLLLDIPAFRLEAGETLFLKGPSGSGKTTLLGLLGGVQLPVRGSIRLLGEELNRLSAGARDRFRVDHTGYIFQQFNLLPFLSVRENVELPCHFSRLRADRACQRHGSVAEAAVALLAHLGLKDTTLLDRRADALSIGQQQRVAAARALIGQPELVIADEPTSALDADAREAFLQLLFAECREAGSSLLFVSHDQSLAALFDRNLSLAELNRAAVAVEI; encoded by the coding sequence ATGAGCCAGGCACTTATCGAACTGACGGACCTGGGTTTCAACTGGCCCGGCCACCCGTTGTTGCTGGACATTCCGGCCTTCCGCCTGGAAGCCGGTGAAACTCTGTTCCTGAAAGGCCCGAGCGGCAGCGGCAAGACCACCCTGCTCGGCCTGCTGGGCGGCGTGCAGTTGCCGGTGCGGGGCAGCATCCGCCTGCTGGGCGAGGAGCTGAACCGGCTCTCGGCCGGCGCCCGCGATCGCTTCCGGGTCGACCACACCGGTTACATCTTCCAGCAGTTCAACCTGCTGCCGTTTCTTTCCGTGCGTGAAAACGTCGAACTGCCCTGTCACTTCTCCCGGCTGCGCGCCGACCGCGCCTGCCAGCGGCATGGTTCGGTGGCTGAGGCCGCGGTTGCCCTGCTCGCTCATCTCGGTTTGAAAGACACCACGCTCCTGGACCGCCGCGCAGATGCCCTGTCCATCGGCCAGCAGCAGCGTGTGGCCGCTGCACGAGCACTGATCGGCCAGCCCGAGCTGGTGATCGCCGACGAACCGACCTCGGCCCTGGATGCCGACGCCCGCGAGGCGTTCCTGCAGTTGCTGTTCGCCGAATGCCGCGAGGCCGGCTCCAGCCTGCTGTTCGTCAGCCATGACCAGAGCCTGGCCGCTTTGTTTGATCGCAACCTGTCACTGGCCGAGCTCAATCGCGCCGCCGTTGCCGTGGAGATTTGA
- a CDS encoding ABC transporter permease, which yields MYLLRLAMASLANRRFTAFLTAFAIALSVCLLLAVERVRTEARTSFASTVSGTDLIVGARSGSINLLLYSVFRIGNATNNIRWDSFEHFANHRQVKWAIPISLGDSHRGYRVMGTSEAYFEHYRYGRQQALELAQGRPFQSDPFEVVLGAEVAEALHYKLGDKLVLAHGVATISLVKHDDKPFTVVGILKRTGTPVDRTLHISLGGMEAIHIDWHNGAPARGNERISADQARNMDLTPKAITAFLLGLNSKISTFSLQREINEFRGEPLLAILPGVALQELWSLMGTAEKALFVISLFVVLTGLIGMLTAILTSLNERRREMAILRSVGARPWHIASLLILEAFALALAGAVAGLALLYLGIAVAQGYVQSEYGLYLPLAWPSEYEWTLLAGILGAALLMGVVPAWRAYRQSLADGLSIRL from the coding sequence ATGTATCTGCTTCGCCTGGCCATGGCCAGCCTGGCCAACCGCCGCTTCACCGCGTTCCTTACGGCGTTCGCCATTGCCCTGTCGGTCTGCCTGCTGTTGGCCGTGGAACGCGTACGCACCGAGGCGCGGACCAGCTTCGCCAGCACCGTCAGCGGCACCGACCTGATCGTCGGCGCCCGCTCCGGCTCGATCAATCTGCTGTTGTACTCGGTGTTTCGCATCGGCAATGCGACCAATAACATCCGCTGGGACAGCTTCGAACACTTCGCCAACCACCGGCAGGTGAAATGGGCGATTCCGATTTCCCTGGGAGACTCGCACCGCGGCTACCGGGTGATGGGCACCAGCGAGGCGTACTTCGAGCATTACCGCTACGGGCGCCAGCAAGCCCTGGAGCTGGCCCAGGGGCGGCCATTCCAGAGTGACCCGTTCGAGGTGGTGCTCGGCGCCGAGGTGGCCGAGGCACTGCACTACAAGCTGGGCGACAAACTGGTGCTGGCCCACGGCGTGGCGACCATCAGCCTGGTCAAGCATGACGACAAGCCGTTCACCGTGGTCGGCATCCTCAAGCGCACCGGCACGCCGGTGGACCGCACCCTGCACATCAGCCTGGGTGGCATGGAGGCGATCCACATCGATTGGCACAACGGTGCGCCGGCCCGTGGCAACGAGCGCATCTCTGCCGACCAGGCGCGCAACATGGACCTCACGCCCAAGGCCATCACCGCCTTCCTGCTCGGGCTCAACAGCAAGATCTCGACCTTCAGCCTGCAACGCGAAATCAACGAATTCCGTGGCGAACCCCTGCTCGCCATCCTGCCCGGCGTAGCCCTGCAGGAGCTGTGGAGCCTGATGGGCACGGCAGAGAAGGCGCTGTTCGTGATCTCGCTGTTCGTGGTGCTCACCGGGCTGATCGGCATGCTCACCGCGATCCTCACCAGCCTCAACGAGCGGCGCCGGGAAATGGCCATTCTGCGTTCGGTGGGCGCTCGCCCTTGGCACATCGCCAGCCTGCTGATTCTCGAAGCCTTCGCCTTGGCCCTGGCTGGCGCGGTGGCCGGGCTGGCACTGTTGTACCTGGGTATCGCTGTGGCGCAGGGCTACGTGCAGTCGGAATACGGCCTGTACCTGCCGCTGGCCTGGCCCAGTGAATATGAATGGACACTGCTCGCTGGCATTCTGGGTGCGGCCCTGTTGATGGGCGTGGTGCCCGCCTGGCGCGCCTACCGCCAATCCCTGGCCGACGGCCTGTCGATCCGCCTATGA
- a CDS encoding DUF3299 domain-containing protein, with protein MRTSIVRRLLLALLLCAPLAGWAADPQVLTWEELIPPDAPPVKPVTQPLHDLSKMGDALAMEAAPAAHQLAPDAPVVKALDGKQVRLPGYIVPLEVSEEGRVTEFLLVPYFGACIHVPPPPANQIVHVTSELGVKVDELYQPYWIEGPMQAKHSSSELAEAGYQMEADKIYVYELSDS; from the coding sequence ATGAGGACCTCTATTGTGCGACGCCTGCTGCTTGCCCTGCTGCTTTGCGCCCCGCTCGCCGGTTGGGCGGCCGACCCTCAGGTGCTGACCTGGGAAGAGCTGATTCCACCGGATGCGCCCCCGGTGAAGCCGGTAACCCAGCCGCTCCACGACCTGTCGAAGATGGGCGATGCCCTGGCCATGGAAGCGGCCCCGGCGGCCCATCAACTGGCGCCGGACGCGCCGGTGGTCAAGGCACTGGATGGCAAGCAGGTGCGCTTGCCGGGCTACATCGTGCCGCTGGAGGTCAGCGAGGAAGGACGGGTCACCGAGTTTCTGCTGGTGCCCTATTTCGGCGCCTGCATCCATGTGCCGCCGCCGCCGGCCAACCAGATCGTGCATGTCACCAGCGAGCTGGGCGTGAAGGTCGACGAGCTGTACCAGCCCTACTGGATCGAAGGACCGATGCAGGCCAAGCACAGCAGCAGCGAGCTGGCCGAGGCGGGTTACCAGATGGAAGCCGACAAGATCTATGTCTACGAGTTGTCCGATTCCTGA
- a CDS encoding OmpW/AlkL family protein has protein sequence MNKSLLRASVCALALAAPLAAQAHQPGDFIVRAGVAHVDPHEDSGELRLDGTKVSGTKASVDGENQLGLTFAYMLNEHFGIELLAATPFSHTVSVHGLGPGLDGKLADIKQLPPTLSLQYYPMAASSAFQPYVGVGLNYTKFFDTDLTGNRKDQGFSNLKLKDSVGLAGQIGMDYQLTEHFLLNAAVWYVDIDTKASVDGPSALSVGKTKVDVDIDPWVYMVGVGYKF, from the coding sequence ATGAACAAGTCCCTGCTGCGCGCCTCGGTGTGCGCACTCGCCCTTGCCGCCCCGCTCGCCGCCCAGGCCCACCAGCCCGGCGATTTCATCGTGCGTGCCGGTGTAGCCCACGTCGACCCGCATGAAGACAGCGGTGAACTGCGCCTGGACGGTACCAAGGTTTCCGGCACCAAGGCCTCGGTGGACGGCGAAAACCAGCTGGGCCTGACCTTCGCCTACATGCTCAACGAGCACTTCGGCATCGAGCTGCTGGCCGCCACGCCGTTCAGCCACACCGTTTCGGTCCATGGTCTGGGCCCGGGTCTGGACGGCAAACTGGCCGACATCAAGCAACTGCCGCCAACCCTGTCGCTGCAGTACTACCCGATGGCCGCGTCCTCGGCCTTCCAGCCGTACGTTGGCGTGGGCCTGAACTACACCAAGTTCTTCGACACCGATCTGACTGGCAACCGCAAGGACCAGGGCTTCAGCAACCTCAAACTGAAGGATTCCGTAGGCCTGGCCGGGCAGATCGGCATGGACTACCAACTGACCGAGCACTTCCTGCTCAACGCCGCCGTGTGGTACGTGGACATCGACACCAAGGCCAGCGTCGACGGTCCTTCGGCGCTGAGCGTCGGCAAGACCAAAGTGGATGTGGACATCGACCCGTGGGTCTACATGGTGGGTGTGGGCTACAAGTTCTAA
- a CDS encoding NAD-dependent epimerase/dehydratase family protein, giving the protein MSDAPVLITGGAGFIGSHLVDALLANGRSVRVLDDLSTGKRSNLPLDDARVELIEGNVADAALVARAVQGCQAVVHLAAVASVQASVDDPVSTHQSNFIGTLNVCEAMRTAGIQRVLFASSAAVYGNNGEGEAIGEDTPKAPLTPYAADKLASEHYLDFYRRQHGLEPVVFRFFNIFGPRQDPSSPYSGVISIFAERAVKGLPITVFGDGEQTRDFFYVGDLVGVLVQALEQPVVEPGAINIGLNATTSLNQLLGAFKEVVGSLPMVSYQAARAGDIRHSRANNQRLRERFSLQQPTPLIDGLARLLGR; this is encoded by the coding sequence ATGTCTGACGCCCCCGTCCTCATCACTGGCGGCGCCGGTTTCATCGGTTCGCACCTGGTCGACGCATTGCTCGCCAACGGGCGCAGCGTCAGGGTGCTCGACGACCTGTCCACCGGCAAACGCAGCAACCTGCCGCTGGACGATGCGCGTGTCGAGTTGATCGAAGGCAATGTGGCCGATGCCGCCTTGGTGGCGCGTGCCGTGCAAGGTTGCCAGGCGGTGGTGCACCTCGCGGCGGTGGCCTCGGTGCAGGCCTCGGTGGACGACCCGGTGAGCACTCACCAGAGCAACTTCATCGGCACCCTGAATGTCTGCGAGGCCATGCGCACCGCCGGCATCCAGCGGGTGCTGTTCGCCTCCAGCGCGGCGGTGTACGGCAACAACGGTGAAGGCGAGGCCATTGGCGAAGACACGCCCAAGGCGCCCCTGACCCCTTATGCGGCCGACAAGCTGGCCAGCGAGCACTACCTGGACTTCTATCGTCGCCAGCATGGGCTGGAACCGGTGGTGTTCCGTTTCTTCAATATATTCGGCCCACGCCAGGACCCGTCCTCGCCGTATTCCGGGGTGATCAGCATCTTCGCCGAGCGCGCGGTCAAGGGCCTGCCGATCACAGTATTCGGCGACGGTGAGCAGACCCGCGATTTCTTCTATGTCGGTGATCTGGTCGGTGTATTGGTGCAGGCGCTTGAGCAGCCTGTGGTCGAGCCCGGCGCGATCAACATCGGCTTGAATGCCACCACGTCTTTGAACCAGTTGCTCGGCGCTTTCAAGGAGGTGGTCGGCAGTCTGCCGATGGTGAGCTACCAGGCCGCGCGTGCGGGTGACATCCGCCATTCGCGGGCCAACAACCAGCGCTTGCGCGAGCGTTTCAGCCTGCAACAGCCCACCCCGCTGATCGACGGTCTGGCTCGCCTGCTCGGCCGCTGA
- a CDS encoding sugar nucleotide-binding protein, with product MRMRLMLLGGGNALGQALIRLGAEEDIAFLAPRPPQDGWDAASLTQLLDDTRPDALINLAYYYDWFQAESVSESRLATQERSVERLAELCQHHNIILLQPSSYRVFDGSRATAYSEKDDPLPLGIRGQALWRIEQSVRAACPQHVLVRFGWLLDDSRDGVLGRFLSRAEQPEPLLLADDRRGNPTPVDDAARVLLSVLKQLDCEAPLWGTYHYAGHEATTPVALGQAILTEARLLHPLAIEAPTPQAHAARPDAAEEPQHAVLACKKILHTFGIKPRAWRAGLPILLDRYYRHV from the coding sequence ATGCGAATGCGCCTTATGCTGTTGGGCGGCGGGAATGCCCTCGGGCAGGCGCTGATACGTCTGGGTGCCGAGGAAGACATCGCGTTCCTCGCACCGCGTCCGCCGCAAGATGGCTGGGACGCAGCCAGCCTCACGCAACTGCTCGACGACACCCGTCCCGATGCCCTGATCAACCTGGCTTACTACTACGACTGGTTCCAGGCCGAGTCCGTGAGCGAATCGCGCCTGGCGACGCAAGAGCGCTCGGTGGAGCGCTTGGCCGAACTCTGCCAGCACCACAACATCATCCTCTTGCAGCCTTCCAGCTACCGGGTCTTCGATGGCTCGCGGGCCACCGCCTACAGCGAGAAGGACGACCCGCTACCGCTCGGTATTCGCGGCCAGGCGCTGTGGCGCATCGAGCAGAGTGTGCGGGCCGCCTGCCCGCAACATGTGCTGGTGCGCTTCGGCTGGTTGCTCGACGACAGCCGCGACGGTGTGCTCGGGCGTTTCCTGAGCCGTGCCGAACAACCCGAGCCGCTGTTGCTGGCCGATGATCGGCGTGGCAACCCGACACCGGTTGACGATGCCGCACGGGTGCTGCTGTCGGTGCTTAAGCAGCTGGACTGCGAAGCGCCGCTGTGGGGCACCTATCACTACGCCGGCCATGAGGCGACCACCCCGGTGGCGCTCGGCCAGGCCATTCTCACCGAAGCGCGGTTGCTGCACCCGCTGGCCATCGAGGCGCCCACGCCGCAGGCGCATGCCGCCCGCCCGGATGCCGCAGAAGAGCCGCAGCATGCGGTGCTGGCCTGCAAGAAAATCCTTCACACCTTCGGGATCAAGCCCCGCGCCTGGCGCGCCGGTCTGCCCATCCTGCTCGACCGGTACTATCGACATGTCTGA
- a CDS encoding mechanosensitive ion channel family protein: MVCQLRNLVLLVVLAFAGNLSLQAAEVPALPMGAAADKADAKPDDKAAPGPVDKKPAAEADKKDPPPEADKPADEQGAAPEILVEGGLLGALSGSIDDVQRALNLNADLLDTWRVRADRAASEIDRLVNKPSPRTAWQMTGDFLLLSVVWIGTFALLCGAGSFVARRVNRRSFMRSWERTRGLLKYLLPFTLPALICLPLTVYISQFVPSSLGRALALCFAYATSSGIFSTSVLLCVIVMFNAGHKRTAVRILRRYCPRPLFVIGFLAALSDALTSPQIARQIGSNVTTSIAVFTGLVASAVFCVLVIRMRRPVAHLIRNRALSSRTRQPALQQSLKIFSNLWNLPILLMILVSAVNLIGAGEDSQQTLRCALFTTLLLIATVFISTVFQHLFKRPSDQVARSGHAYKARLISLVYACLRIALAVTFIEVLGRIWGFSLFEFAQRNTLGRAISDSLSGIGLIFLVTWLLWVVLDTAIQEALKPPVNQRHGRQPSTRVKTILPLLRNAIKIILVVICAITTMANLGINVAPLLAGAGVVGLAIGFGSQQLVQDVITGLFIIIEDTFSIGDWVVLSTGHSGTVESLTIRTVRLRDGKGFVHSVPFGQIKAVTNQSRQFAYAFFSVQFTYDTDIDEALALIRETGQSITEDILLKNNLQGPLEVFGVDRMDLNGVVLTAQFRTSSGGQYSVGRAFNERLKKLVDQHPKVHFAQTYPQVVMNPGAAHRSQAAEAEGPPAPAPGSGAA; this comes from the coding sequence GTGGTGTGTCAGCTGAGAAACCTGGTCTTGCTGGTGGTGCTGGCGTTTGCCGGCAACCTGTCATTGCAGGCGGCGGAAGTGCCCGCGCTGCCGATGGGGGCGGCGGCCGACAAGGCCGACGCCAAGCCCGATGACAAGGCCGCTCCCGGCCCTGTGGATAAGAAGCCGGCCGCCGAGGCTGACAAGAAAGATCCGCCGCCCGAGGCCGACAAGCCGGCGGATGAGCAGGGCGCTGCACCGGAAATCCTCGTCGAAGGCGGCCTGCTGGGCGCGCTGAGCGGTAGCATCGATGATGTTCAGCGAGCACTGAACCTCAATGCTGACCTGCTCGACACCTGGCGCGTACGGGCCGACCGTGCGGCCAGCGAGATCGACCGTCTGGTCAACAAGCCCTCGCCGCGCACTGCCTGGCAGATGACCGGTGATTTCCTGCTGCTCTCGGTGGTGTGGATCGGCACCTTCGCGCTGCTGTGCGGGGCCGGCAGCTTCGTGGCGCGGCGGGTGAACCGGCGTTCGTTCATGCGCAGCTGGGAGCGCACCCGGGGGTTGCTCAAGTACCTGCTGCCGTTCACCCTGCCGGCGCTGATCTGCCTGCCGCTGACGGTGTACATCAGCCAGTTCGTGCCCAGCTCCCTCGGTCGGGCGCTGGCGCTGTGCTTTGCCTACGCCACCAGCAGTGGCATCTTTTCCACCTCGGTGCTGCTGTGCGTCATTGTCATGTTCAATGCCGGGCACAAGCGGACCGCGGTGCGCATCCTGCGGCGCTACTGCCCACGGCCGTTGTTCGTCATCGGCTTCCTGGCGGCGCTGAGCGATGCACTGACCAGCCCGCAGATCGCCCGGCAGATCGGCAGCAACGTCACCACCAGCATCGCCGTATTCACTGGCCTGGTCGCTTCGGCGGTGTTCTGCGTGCTGGTGATCCGCATGCGCCGGCCGGTCGCACACCTGATTCGTAACCGCGCCTTGAGCAGTCGTACCCGCCAGCCGGCGTTGCAGCAGTCGCTGAAGATCTTCTCCAACCTGTGGAATCTGCCGATCCTGCTGATGATCCTGGTTTCGGCGGTAAACCTCATCGGTGCTGGCGAAGACAGCCAGCAGACGCTGCGCTGCGCGCTGTTCACCACCTTGCTGCTGATTGCCACGGTCTTCATCAGCACCGTGTTCCAGCATCTGTTCAAGCGCCCCAGTGATCAGGTGGCGCGCAGTGGGCACGCCTACAAGGCGCGTCTGATCAGCCTGGTGTATGCCTGCCTGCGCATTGCCCTGGCGGTGACCTTCATCGAAGTGCTGGGGCGCATCTGGGGCTTTTCGCTGTTCGAGTTCGCCCAGCGCAATACCCTGGGGCGGGCGATCAGCGATTCGTTGAGCGGCATCGGCCTGATCTTCCTGGTGACCTGGCTGCTCTGGGTGGTGCTCGACACCGCCATCCAGGAGGCGCTCAAGCCACCGGTCAACCAGCGCCACGGTCGCCAGCCCAGCACCCGGGTCAAGACCATCCTGCCGCTGTTGCGCAATGCGATCAAAATCATCCTGGTGGTGATCTGCGCCATTACCACCATGGCCAACCTGGGCATCAACGTCGCACCACTGCTGGCCGGTGCCGGTGTGGTGGGCCTGGCCATCGGTTTCGGTTCGCAGCAGCTGGTCCAGGACGTCATCACCGGGCTGTTCATCATCATCGAAGACACCTTTTCCATCGGCGACTGGGTGGTGCTCAGCACCGGCCATTCCGGCACCGTGGAAAGCCTGACGATCCGCACCGTACGCCTGCGCGACGGCAAGGGCTTCGTGCACTCGGTGCCGTTCGGCCAGATCAAGGCCGTGACCAACCAGTCGCGGCAGTTCGCCTACGCGTTCTTCTCGGTGCAGTTCACCTACGACACCGACATCGACGAGGCGCTGGCGCTGATCCGCGAGACCGGCCAGTCGATCACCGAGGACATTCTGCTCAAGAACAACCTGCAAGGGCCGCTGGAGGTGTTCGGCGTTGACCGCATGGACCTCAACGGTGTGGTGCTGACCGCGCAGTTCCGGACTTCGTCGGGTGGCCAGTACAGCGTCGGGCGAGCCTTCAACGAGCGCCTCAAGAAGCTTGTCGACCAGCACCCCAAGGTGCATTTCGCGCAGACTTATCCACAAGTGGTGATGAACCCAGGCGCCGCGCATCGCAGCCAGGCCGCCGAGGCCGAGGGGCCGCCAGCGCCAGCGCCGGGCTCCGGGGCGGCGTGA